A window of Oncorhynchus gorbuscha isolate QuinsamMale2020 ecotype Even-year unplaced genomic scaffold, OgorEven_v1.0 Un_scaffold_2983, whole genome shotgun sequence contains these coding sequences:
- the LOC124027194 gene encoding sterile alpha motif domain-containing protein 9-like, with protein sequence MEWNELPCGKWTESHVSSWLKSIGVKEKYILKLYEEEVTGPALMRLQREYLRDTIEMKGGQIELLLSNRNDLSKPRPQKLKAGSSTQRDTRNVESIAASTQESKDNVESTCETSENEQTPIGASSSLSNFRVFDDHDNDFRYVKHRVLPAETGIENMIVPCHEYKSLEIAHKLEPLKLRVKVASEVIRFACGCMNMRTNGTIHFGVMDKIKGSYKHGEIIGIPVENQSDFVDALDYIENCFKDLNHHSDARKCIRNPKFIEVIDKGSSGGNWIIEFDVVPKARVVKDQLYSVTIPKFSEKTNKVIYEEKAPYHRVGANTPRIPGEDLVHFIQGLKEKDLQREEAESSTSQTAADTREDLGRKLSILLTCGKSTWMTPCHSSL encoded by the coding sequence AGTGGAACGAATTGCCATGTGGCAAATGGACAGAATCCCATGTGAGCTCCTGGTTAAAATCCATTGGAGTGAAAGAGAAGTACATTCTGAAACTGTACGAAGAGGAGGTTACAGGACCTGCACTAATGAGGCTGCAAAGAGAATATCTACGTGACACAATTGAAATGAAAGGTGGCCAAATCGAACTTCTGCTATCTAATCGTAATGATCTATCAAAGCCAAGGCCACAGAAACTAAAAGCAGGCAGTAGCACACAGAGAGATACCAGAAATGTTGAATCCATTGCTGCATCCACACAAGAGTCAAAAGACAATGTTGAGAGTACCTGTGAAACAAGTGAAAATGAACAAACACCAATTGGCGCATCTTCTTCTCTAAGTAACTTCCGTGTATTTGATGACCATGACAACGACTTCCGATATGTCAAGCACAGAGTGCTTCCAGCAGAGACTGGAATTGAAAACATGATTGTTCCATGCCATGAATACAAATCACTGGAAATTGCCCACAAATTAGAACCACTGAAGCTTAGAGTCAAAGTCGCAAGTGAGGTAATCAGATTTGCTTGTGGGTGCATGAACATGCGGACCAATGGCACAATACACTTTGGGGTCATGGATAAGATTAAAGGCAGCTACAAGCATGGTGAAATCATCGGAATACCAGTTGAAAACCAAAGTGACTTTGTGGATGCATTGGACTACATTGAAAACTGCTTCAAGGATTTAAACCACCATTCTGATGCCAGGAAATGCATAAGGAATCCAAAGTTTATTGAGGTAATTGACAAGGGGAGCAGTGGAGGAAACTGGATCATTGAATTTGATGTTGTCCCAAAGGCAAGAGTGGTGAAAGACCAACTCTACAGTGTTACTATTCCAAAGTTCAGCGAGAAAACCAACAAAGTGATCTATGAGGAGAAAGCACCATACCACAGAGTAGGGGCCAATACACCCCGCATACCTGGTGAAGACTTAGTTCATTTCATTCAAGGACTGAAAGAGAAAGATCTGCAGAGGGAGGAGGCAGAGTCTTCTACCAGTCAAACAGCTGCAGACACCAGGGAGGATCTTGGGAGAAAATTGTCAATTCTCTTGACCTGTGGAAAAAGTACATGGATGACACCTTGTCATTCATCATTGTGA
- the LOC124027196 gene encoding LOW QUALITY PROTEIN: protein Njmu-R1-like (The sequence of the model RefSeq protein was modified relative to this genomic sequence to represent the inferred CDS: inserted 1 base in 1 codon): protein MFTSQTSMQTSSFQDSIDVEEKDTDYDNEEMGYNQKIQLNCYYTIYLYQGTSLTLVDSSLPVEAEPELRCYISRRLSKGALLGGMGNIAAVELSVPEAAVGCYCCLLEQERSPEQPDVDGNGYVICLMGGSEKGLNLFRLELDKYVQGLQSSLQTAELVNLETEIRPYLSMWYEESVMHIHRVVQMVQXSISFLLYAALSHIHVEVTNADDRTKADVARFIKAASLQGLVQEDTTTASLYKASEALTDLVIDCSTSPPTLSNTVSNRFCDGWIQSFLNAAERCNPFLLRQILENFKLKAIQDMNSLKRFIRQAESSHYALFRCCQFLQGCGNGDVLLQNAHAEHRDLPEACSIIRVLDQFLSEQQAQG from the exons ATGTTTACCTCGCAAACTTCCATGCAAACGTCCTCCTTCCAAGATTCAATTGACGTGGAAGAAAAGGATACGGATTATGATAACGAAGAGATGGGATATAATCAGAAAATACAGTTGAACTGTTACTATACCATTTATCTCTACCAAGGCACCAG CCTCACCCTAGTGGACAGCAGCCTGCCGGTAGAGGCGGAGCCTGAGCTACGATGCTACATCTCCCGGAGGCTGAGCAAAGGAGCCCTGCTCGGGGGCATGGGAAACATTGCCGCCGTGGAGCTCAG TGTCCCAGAGGCAGCGGTGGGCTGTTACTGCTGTCTCCTGGAGCAGGAGAGATCCCCAGAGCAGCCCGACGTGGACGGCAATGGCTATGTGATCTGCCTGATGGGAGGCTCTGAGAAAGGCCTCAACCT GTTTAGACTTGAACTGGACAAGTACGTGCAAGGCCTGCAGAGCAGTCTACAGACTGCTGAG ctgGTGAACCTAGAGACTGAGATCAGGCCCTACCTGAGCATGTGGTACGAGGAGTCGGTGATGCACATCCACAGAGTGGTGCAGATGGTCC GGAGCATCAGCTTCCTGCTATATGCT GCTCTGAGTCACATACACGTGGAGGTCACCAATGCAGATGACAGGACCAAGGCTGATGTTGCTCG GTTCATTAAGGCAGCCAGTCTGCAGGGCCTGGTCCAGGAGGACACTACCACAGCCTCTCTGTATAAGGCCTCAGAGGCTCTTACTGACCTGGTCATAGACTGCTCCACCAGCCCTCCTACACTCTCCAACACAG TCAGTAACCGTTTCTGTGACGGTTGGATCCAGTCATTCCTGAACGCAGCAGAACGCTGTAACCCTTTCCTCCTCAGACAGATCCTGGAGAACTTCAAACTCAAG gCCATTCAGGACATGAACAGTCTGAAGCGGTTCATCCGCCAGGCTGAGTCGAGTCACTACGCTCTGTTCCGCTGCTGCCAGTTCCTGCAGGGCTGTGGGAATGGGGACGTGCTGCTCCAGAACGCCCACGCCGAGCACCGGGACCTCCCTGAGGCCTGCAGCATCATCCGCGTGCTGGACCAGTTCCTCAGcgaacagcaggcccagggatgA